In Armatimonadia bacterium, the sequence GACGCCGGCGCACAAGCCCGCCACCAAGTCCTGAACAGTCGTGGTGACAGTCGTCTCGCACCGGCACTGAAGGTATACCCTCTGTACGTCACGCATGCAGGCGGCGTATCTCTCGAGGCACGTGACATCCCAATCCGGGGCGTCTGGGTCGTCGCGTTCCATCCCCCTGGGGTCAAACATGCGCACAGGATCGCTATGCACATAGACGTAGGGCGCGCCTTCTGCACCCACCGGGTCCCTACTCACGAATCTTCCCGTTCCAGCGTCGTACCAGCGGTGCCAGAGGAGGTGGAGGGCGAAGGTGTCCTGGTAGTATCCGTAGGCCCCGACGTAGTTGTAGGGGTCACCGCCGATGCCGCTGCTGTGCAGCGTGCTGCCGAAGGCCTCGTACAGCCGCGAGCCGATCAGGCCGCCCGTGTTGTCCGTCATGCCGACGGTCGAGCCCAGGGCGTCGAACAGGTACCAGCGGGAGGTCCAGCCCGGAGTCTCGTAGCTGGAGCCCGCCAGCGGCGAGTAGATGCTGGGGCCTTCGTTGTGGTACAGAACCCATGACTCGGGGCTTGCATCCGCCACGTAGCGCCGGGCCGCCACTTTCTCGCCGTCGTAGAGGTAGCGGTTGCTCCAGCTTCGC encodes:
- a CDS encoding RHS repeat-associated core domain-containing protein, whose product is TLNQLTLERSTAGALTYYQWQADGAMASKHDVEGWTYFTWDVDEVLTQAEYLGPLGGYVSVAHQYDADMKRVSMGLSQGGGLPVRSWSNRYLYDGEKVAARRYVADASPESWVLYHNEGPSIYSPLAGSSYETPGWTSRWYLFDALGSTVGMTDNTGGLIGSRLYEAFGSTLHSSGIGGDPYNYVGAYGYYQDTFALHLLWHRWYDAGTGRFVSRDPVGAEGAPYVYVHSDPVRMFDPRGMERDDPDAPDWDVTCLERYAACMRDVQRVYLQCRCETTVTTTVQDLVAGLCAGVAGAWGTSGGGIWLGGRFISGWWLMALCGGYLAGSSLGYALNTKACEDEREALSDSCLDAYKWCLSRGTRPRHRQPVPHAALGV